The Tenuifilum sp. 4138str genome has a window encoding:
- a CDS encoding response regulator transcription factor, with the protein MNQRKIRVMLAEDDENLGYLLKEYLQAKEYDVDLYKDGEKAYKGFQNNYYDICILDVMMPLKDGFTLAKEIRMVNPSMPILFLTAKSMKEDVIEGFAIGADDYMTKPFSIEELLMRLEAILRRTRKDANGAEQTLFQIGKYVFDATKQTLTYEDDVRKLTTKESELLKYLCLNRNTLLDRNFALKTIWADDSYFNARSMDVYITKLRKYLANDPTIEIINVRGKGFKMIY; encoded by the coding sequence ATGAACCAAAGAAAAATTAGAGTAATGCTTGCTGAGGATGACGAAAACCTCGGATACCTACTCAAGGAGTATCTTCAAGCTAAAGAATACGATGTTGACCTTTATAAGGATGGCGAAAAGGCATACAAGGGCTTCCAGAACAACTACTACGACATCTGCATCCTTGATGTGATGATGCCTTTAAAAGATGGTTTTACCCTAGCCAAAGAAATCAGAATGGTAAACCCCAGCATGCCCATTCTTTTCCTTACCGCCAAATCCATGAAGGAGGATGTAATTGAAGGATTTGCCATTGGCGCGGACGATTACATGACCAAACCCTTTAGCATTGAGGAACTGCTCATGAGGCTTGAGGCTATCCTACGCCGTACACGCAAGGATGCCAACGGGGCAGAGCAAACCCTTTTCCAGATTGGCAAGTACGTTTTCGATGCCACCAAGCAAACCCTTACCTACGAGGATGATGTACGTAAGCTTACTACCAAGGAAAGCGAATTGCTCAAGTATCTTTGCCTAAACCGCAACACCCTGCTTGACCGCAACTTTGCCCTTAAAACCATTTGGGCCGACGATAGCTACTTTAACGCTCGGAGCATGGATGTTTATATTACAAAGTTGCGTAAATACCTTGCTAACGATCCAACCATTGAAATTATTAACGTTCGTGGCAAAGGTTTTAAAATGATTTACTAG
- a CDS encoding glycoside hydrolase family 16 protein: MAVPSKFKVFTNRLFGAFKDTQQVESKRSALQNEYNEFIEYAESAELKRFRELTQWFKSGEHQRVKAELKKLTYKGSAEFNTEKEYLSLAKSKEVKVYLNKGGEITPTVSRYLELKSKVESAEFQNRKKYLLSKNKFEQSEVYAKLVEYQKLQNSDKIKWFLSLERDSSKFNEIREWKLEFYDDFDSNAIDHQKWLTKFFWGDALLNKNYSFTTDKQNYTDKNFEIKDSVLRIVTRKEKSEGIGWDTKFGFVPKTYEYTSGVINTGHILRLKEGRVEAKIRLSCTPGVTHAFYLVGNTVLPEIDIFVKTDSKPNSFSGAYYTSKGNNKISKSISSIGGVKCSQNFYILGVEWNNSNIVWSINGTPYKVERNVTPDMPMYLVFASSVNGKIDDAKLPAYMEIDWVRCWLPVK, translated from the coding sequence ATGGCAGTTCCCTCGAAATTTAAAGTTTTTACCAATCGCCTTTTTGGCGCATTTAAGGATACCCAACAGGTTGAGTCAAAAAGAAGCGCTCTTCAGAACGAGTACAATGAGTTTATTGAATACGCCGAATCTGCTGAGCTAAAACGCTTCCGCGAACTAACCCAGTGGTTTAAGAGTGGTGAGCATCAGAGGGTTAAGGCCGAACTTAAAAAGTTGACATATAAGGGCTCCGCAGAGTTCAATACCGAAAAAGAGTATCTTTCCTTAGCTAAATCCAAGGAGGTTAAAGTTTACCTGAATAAAGGGGGCGAGATTACGCCTACAGTTTCAAGGTATCTTGAGCTAAAAAGCAAGGTGGAATCAGCTGAATTTCAAAATCGCAAAAAATACCTTTTATCAAAGAATAAGTTTGAACAAAGCGAGGTTTACGCTAAGCTGGTTGAGTACCAAAAGCTACAAAATTCTGATAAAATTAAATGGTTTCTTAGCCTAGAGCGCGACAGCAGCAAGTTCAATGAGATTAGAGAGTGGAAACTTGAATTCTACGACGATTTTGATTCCAATGCCATTGATCATCAAAAATGGCTTACAAAGTTCTTTTGGGGCGATGCGCTCCTTAACAAGAACTATTCATTTACCACCGATAAGCAGAACTATACCGATAAAAATTTTGAGATCAAGGATAGCGTTTTGCGCATTGTAACCCGAAAGGAAAAGTCCGAAGGGATTGGCTGGGATACGAAGTTTGGCTTTGTCCCCAAAACTTACGAGTACACTTCGGGCGTTATCAACACTGGCCATATACTGAGGTTAAAGGAAGGAAGGGTTGAGGCAAAAATTCGCCTGTCGTGCACTCCGGGTGTAACCCATGCTTTTTATCTTGTTGGTAATACTGTATTACCTGAGATTGACATTTTTGTAAAAACCGATAGTAAGCCCAACTCTTTCTCCGGTGCATACTACACATCCAAGGGCAATAATAAAATATCAAAGAGCATTAGTAGCATAGGCGGGGTTAAGTGTAGTCAGAATTTCTACATTCTTGGAGTTGAATGGAACAATAGCAACATAGTTTGGAGTATAAATGGAACTCCATATAAAGTTGAAAGGAATGTTACTCCTGATATGCCAATGTACCTGGTTTTTGCATCGAGCGTAAACGGTAAAATTGACGATGCTAAACTTCCTGCATACATGGAAATTGACTGGGTACGTTGCTGGTTGCCGGTTAAATAG
- a CDS encoding sensor histidine kinase has protein sequence MSRKLLFILTGVITIASIGLVLLQSKWIRIAVQIKEEQFAQTASLAMERIIDEVEKQETIVQVIDEIKPYYSVNTSGSARMSYRQDILNKTKSGFRTKQISQQVFTLNNLDTLKLPAITKTLFDSSLLGNLPIKITSDPTESNRQQLSVNVNDKLLKKTVFVENIVDRMIRVELPLHERISQEQLDSIIHRELARKGIDARYEYRVTNEKDSTIYSSSRFKANFRGLVLRDKLFPNDFFARRYFLTLYFPNQKTYLLGSLGPMTFGTLLLTLLIISIFTITLYIIFKQKRISEIRNDFVSNMTHELKTPISTISLAAQMLNDKSIPHERKNLDYLGGVIADESKRLGLQVEKVLQMAIFERAKLRLKIKEVDVHEVIKKVTNNFALQLNSQDGIIIHEFNAKSPIVKADEVHITNVINNLLDNATKYRNGNPVINIITKDVSNGIVVAVKDNGIGISRDNLKKIFDQFYRVPSGNIHNVKGFGLGLSYVKKIVEAHGGKIWVESKLGEGSTFSFFMPWSGPAEQSYIPK, from the coding sequence ATGAGCAGGAAATTACTATTCATACTTACAGGGGTTATTACCATTGCGTCAATAGGCTTGGTTCTACTACAGTCCAAATGGATAAGGATTGCTGTACAAATCAAAGAGGAGCAGTTTGCCCAAACAGCCAGCCTGGCAATGGAACGCATAATTGATGAGGTAGAAAAGCAGGAAACCATAGTTCAGGTAATTGATGAAATAAAGCCCTACTACTCGGTAAACACCAGCGGTTCCGCCCGAATGTCGTACCGCCAGGATATCCTGAACAAGACCAAAAGTGGATTCAGAACCAAGCAAATAAGCCAACAGGTTTTTACACTGAATAACCTCGATACCCTTAAGCTGCCAGCAATAACCAAAACCCTTTTTGATTCGAGCTTACTGGGTAACTTACCGATTAAAATTACATCGGATCCAACTGAATCGAATCGGCAACAGCTTAGCGTTAATGTAAACGATAAACTGCTCAAGAAAACGGTTTTTGTTGAGAACATTGTTGACCGCATGATCCGGGTTGAGCTCCCGCTACACGAAAGAATTTCGCAGGAACAGCTCGATTCCATTATTCATCGCGAACTTGCCCGCAAGGGCATTGATGCCCGGTACGAGTATCGGGTAACCAACGAGAAGGATAGCACCATATACAGCAGCTCACGGTTTAAGGCAAACTTCAGGGGTCTTGTTCTGCGCGACAAACTTTTCCCTAACGATTTCTTTGCACGCCGTTACTTTTTAACCCTTTACTTTCCAAACCAAAAAACTTACCTGCTGGGATCATTGGGCCCCATGACATTTGGAACCCTATTGCTCACATTGTTAATTATTTCTATATTTACAATCACGCTTTACATTATCTTCAAGCAGAAAAGGATATCGGAAATCAGAAATGACTTTGTAAGTAACATGACCCACGAGCTAAAAACACCCATATCAACCATATCGCTTGCTGCGCAAATGCTTAACGATAAAAGCATACCCCATGAGCGTAAAAACCTCGATTACCTGGGTGGTGTTATAGCCGATGAGAGTAAGCGGCTCGGCTTGCAGGTGGAAAAGGTTTTACAAATGGCAATATTTGAACGCGCCAAGCTGCGGCTTAAGATCAAGGAGGTTGATGTTCACGAGGTCATCAAAAAGGTAACCAATAACTTTGCCCTGCAGCTCAACTCCCAGGATGGAATAATTATTCATGAATTCAATGCCAAATCGCCCATCGTTAAGGCCGATGAGGTTCATATCACAAATGTTATAAATAACCTACTCGATAATGCCACCAAGTACCGAAATGGTAATCCGGTAATAAACATTATTACCAAAGACGTGTCTAATGGAATAGTTGTTGCAGTTAAGGATAATGGTATCGGCATTAGCCGCGACAACCTTAAAAAGATTTTTGACCAGTTTTACAGGGTTCCAAGCGGCAATATACATAACGTGAAGGGCTTTGGCTTAGGCCTTAGCTACGTTAAAAAGATAGTGGAGGCGCATGGCGGAAAAATATGGGTTGAGAGCAAGCTGGGCGAGGGGAGTACTTTTTCGTTTTTCATGCCCTGGAGCGGACCAGCAGAACAATCGTACATACCTAAATAA
- a CDS encoding GatB/YqeY domain-containing protein codes for MTLEERINQDIKAAMMAKDKVRLEALRAVKSAILLAKTDGEHKDSLSADVEMKILQKQVKQRKDAAEQYIQAGRKELADKELAEASVIEEYLPKMLSADELKAELQKIIAEVGAKAPSDMGKVMGVASKALAGKAEGKAIADMVKQLLAGN; via the coding sequence ATGACATTAGAGGAACGCATAAACCAGGATATCAAGGCAGCCATGATGGCAAAGGATAAGGTGCGCCTTGAGGCTTTAAGAGCCGTTAAAAGCGCCATTCTGCTTGCTAAAACCGATGGCGAACACAAGGATTCACTATCGGCTGATGTTGAAATGAAAATACTGCAAAAACAGGTTAAGCAACGCAAGGATGCTGCCGAGCAGTACATTCAGGCTGGGAGAAAGGAGTTGGCCGATAAGGAGTTGGCCGAAGCCTCAGTAATTGAGGAATACCTTCCCAAGATGCTCAGTGCTGATGAGCTAAAGGCTGAACTCCAAAAGATTATTGCTGAAGTTGGGGCAAAGGCTCCTTCCGACATGGGAAAGGTAATGGGAGTTGCATCAAAGGCACTGGCTGGCAAAGCCGAAGGTAAAGCCATTGCCGATATGGTAAAACAGCTTCTTGCAGGTAATTAG
- a CDS encoding DUF1987 domain-containing protein gives MDRVEIEPTMETPKVVLDKDKAIIEFAGNSLPEDVNSFYQPVLDWIDKYIENPNEKTEINMKFDYYNTSSSKMILKILEKFREVHKKGFSVVVNWHYMEDDEDMIEAGEDYAEHLKIPFKMIPIQQ, from the coding sequence ATGGATAGAGTTGAGATAGAGCCAACCATGGAAACCCCAAAGGTTGTTCTCGATAAAGATAAAGCGATTATTGAATTTGCAGGGAACTCTTTGCCTGAGGATGTTAACTCATTTTATCAGCCGGTTCTGGATTGGATAGACAAGTACATTGAAAATCCTAACGAGAAAACCGAGATTAACATGAAGTTCGACTACTACAATACATCCTCATCAAAGATGATCCTAAAGATTCTCGAAAAATTCCGCGAAGTTCATAAAAAGGGTTTTTCAGTGGTAGTGAACTGGCATTACATGGAGGACGATGAGGATATGATTGAAGCGGGAGAGGATTATGCTGAACACCTGAAGATTCCCTTTAAAATGATACCAATTCAACAGTAA
- a CDS encoding DUF2185 domain-containing protein codes for MGEFKYKIRPEDVKDLIPSGRYCYASDKITVDGEPVGYMHRERPEETEDSGWRFYSGTEDEEYVENPYHFMMFDLNYIANCDPAIIPYLKLKTGSELERIEGTDKFRPVED; via the coding sequence ATGGGGGAGTTTAAGTATAAAATAAGACCTGAAGACGTTAAGGATTTAATACCCTCGGGAAGGTACTGCTACGCTTCGGACAAAATAACCGTTGATGGTGAGCCTGTGGGTTACATGCATCGTGAAAGGCCTGAGGAAACCGAGGATAGCGGTTGGCGCTTTTATTCCGGAACCGAAGATGAGGAATACGTTGAGAATCCCTACCACTTCATGATGTTCGACCTGAACTATATTGCCAACTGCGACCCGGCTATAATTCCGTACCTGAAACTGAAAACCGGGTCGGAGCTGGAGCGTATTGAGGGAACTGATAAGTTCCGACCAGTGGAGGACTAA
- a CDS encoding IPExxxVDY family protein — protein MVASKRQILKDEPTEFKLLAIASSLSISQMVWNINQACTFSLTHNIELEDILGFPSFTDRQTYAGRVITLIGNKVTGRVLHSKLSNIDYIMEISGDTDEQFIADTLKRLKSIKGIQVITHVQPSLLKLKEPYCAE, from the coding sequence ATGGTTGCATCAAAAAGGCAAATACTTAAAGATGAGCCAACTGAGTTCAAGCTTCTGGCTATCGCTTCATCGTTGAGTATAAGCCAAATGGTGTGGAATATCAATCAGGCGTGCACATTCTCTCTGACCCATAATATTGAACTTGAGGATATTTTGGGCTTCCCTTCGTTTACCGATAGGCAAACCTATGCAGGTAGGGTAATCACCCTTATAGGCAATAAGGTTACAGGTAGGGTTCTACATTCAAAGCTATCAAACATTGATTATATTATGGAGATTAGTGGCGATACCGACGAACAGTTTATTGCCGATACGCTTAAGCGTTTGAAATCAATAAAAGGAATTCAGGTTATAACCCACGTACAACCCTCTCTCCTAAAGCTTAAGGAACCCTACTGCGCTGAATAG
- the trhA gene encoding PAQR family membrane homeostasis protein TrhA: MNSSRKRIKKYEEIVNSTSHGVGIVLAIAATVLLVIRAALHGTAWHIVTYSIFGAGLINLYTASTLFHSAINPRVKFNLNKFDHSSIYILIAATYTPFALLSIKGWLGWIVFGLVWGMAVAGVVFKLWFYSVKYRSVSAWLYIAMGWIGLIAVVPIIKNTPNLSLWFLLSGCLAYSSSVIFYLKDHYAFVHGIFHLFIILGSACHFFALYFLI; this comes from the coding sequence ATGAATTCGTCAAGGAAAAGAATTAAAAAGTATGAGGAGATTGTTAATAGCACAAGCCATGGGGTTGGTATAGTGCTTGCTATTGCTGCCACAGTTCTACTGGTTATACGAGCTGCTTTACATGGCACAGCCTGGCATATTGTTACTTACTCAATATTTGGAGCAGGGTTAATAAACCTTTACACAGCATCAACACTTTTCCATTCCGCTATAAACCCTCGGGTTAAGTTCAACCTAAACAAGTTTGATCATTCTTCAATCTATATTTTAATAGCAGCAACCTATACCCCCTTTGCTTTGCTGAGCATAAAGGGTTGGTTGGGTTGGATTGTTTTTGGGCTGGTTTGGGGAATGGCTGTAGCAGGAGTGGTGTTTAAGCTATGGTTTTACTCCGTAAAGTACCGAAGCGTATCGGCATGGCTTTACATTGCAATGGGATGGATTGGATTAATTGCCGTTGTTCCTATTATTAAAAATACTCCCAACCTATCGTTATGGTTTCTACTATCAGGTTGTTTAGCCTACAGCTCAAGCGTTATTTTCTACCTTAAAGATCACTATGCTTTTGTTCACGGTATATTTCACCTTTTTATTATACTTGGCAGTGCGTGTCACTTTTTTGCATTGTACTTTTTAATTTAA
- the lepA gene encoding translation elongation factor 4 — translation MENIRNFCIIAHIDHGKSTLADRLLELTNTLSDRELQEQVLDSMDLEREKGITIKSHAIQMEYTFQGKQYKLNLIDTPGHVDFSYEVSRAIASCEGALLVVDATQGIQAQTISNLYLALNHDLEIIPVINKIDMDAAMVDDVKDQIVDLLGCKRDEIIPVSAKTGEGVDKVLEAIVTRVKPPVGDPNAPLQALIFDSVFNSFRGIIAYYKVFNGTIRKGDKVKFFNTGREYEADEVGILRLKLQPRDYISAGDVGYIISGIKESNEVKVGDTITHVERPCDKAIAGFEDVKPMLFAGLYPVDADEYEDLRASLEKLKLNDASITFEPESSLALGFGFRCGFLGLLHMEIVQERLYREFDMDVITTVPNVSYLVHTTKGEVVEVHNPSGLPAQTTIDYIEEPVISAQIITKSEYLGAVMKLCIDKRGILKNQVFLTSDRVELSFRLPLSEIVFDFYDKLKSISRGYASFDYVMDGYQEAKLVKLDILLNGEMVDALSSLIHQDHAYDFGRKMCEKLKELIPRQQFDIAIQAAIGSKIIARETVKALRKDVTAKCYGGDITRKRKLLEKQKKGKKRMRQIGTVEVPQQAFLAVLKMD, via the coding sequence ATGGAGAATATCAGGAACTTTTGCATTATTGCCCACATTGATCATGGGAAAAGCACCCTGGCCGACAGGCTACTGGAGTTAACCAATACCCTATCGGACCGCGAGTTACAGGAACAGGTGCTGGACAGCATGGACTTGGAGCGAGAGAAGGGCATTACCATTAAAAGCCACGCCATACAAATGGAGTATACCTTTCAGGGCAAACAGTATAAGCTTAACCTGATTGATACACCGGGACACGTAGATTTTTCGTACGAAGTATCGCGAGCCATAGCCTCATGCGAGGGCGCACTGCTGGTGGTTGATGCCACTCAGGGCATACAAGCCCAAACCATATCGAACCTCTACCTTGCACTTAACCACGACCTAGAGATAATCCCTGTTATCAACAAGATAGATATGGATGCAGCCATGGTGGACGATGTAAAGGATCAGATTGTTGATTTACTTGGCTGCAAGCGCGATGAGATAATCCCTGTTAGTGCAAAAACCGGCGAAGGTGTGGACAAAGTACTTGAGGCTATTGTTACCCGTGTTAAGCCGCCCGTTGGCGACCCAAATGCACCCTTGCAAGCCCTGATATTCGACTCAGTTTTCAACTCGTTCCGAGGCATTATTGCCTACTACAAAGTATTTAACGGAACTATTCGAAAAGGCGATAAGGTAAAATTTTTCAATACAGGACGGGAGTACGAGGCCGATGAGGTAGGTATTCTTCGATTAAAGTTACAGCCTCGCGATTACATTAGCGCCGGCGATGTGGGTTACATCATATCGGGCATTAAGGAATCGAATGAGGTTAAGGTGGGCGATACCATTACCCATGTGGAGCGCCCATGCGATAAGGCCATTGCTGGTTTTGAGGATGTTAAACCTATGCTGTTTGCAGGCCTTTACCCGGTTGATGCCGATGAGTATGAGGATCTCAGAGCTTCGCTTGAAAAACTGAAACTTAACGATGCCTCCATCACCTTTGAGCCCGAATCGTCGCTTGCACTAGGCTTTGGGTTCCGATGCGGATTCCTGGGGCTGCTGCACATGGAAATTGTGCAGGAACGCCTTTACCGCGAGTTCGACATGGATGTAATTACCACCGTGCCCAACGTTTCGTACCTTGTTCACACAACAAAGGGAGAGGTTGTTGAGGTTCATAACCCCAGCGGCTTACCTGCCCAAACCACCATCGATTACATTGAGGAACCCGTAATTTCGGCTCAAATTATTACAAAATCGGAATACCTTGGCGCAGTGATGAAGCTCTGCATCGATAAGCGAGGAATTCTCAAAAATCAGGTATTCCTTACCTCCGACAGGGTTGAACTTTCGTTCCGGTTACCCCTGAGCGAGATTGTGTTTGACTTTTACGATAAGCTCAAGTCCATTTCACGTGGTTACGCCTCGTTCGATTACGTGATGGATGGCTACCAGGAAGCAAAGCTTGTAAAACTCGATATACTCCTTAACGGCGAAATGGTCGACGCGCTTTCGTCGCTAATCCACCAGGATCATGCCTACGATTTTGGCCGCAAGATGTGTGAGAAACTAAAAGAACTCATTCCCCGCCAGCAGTTCGATATCGCAATCCAGGCTGCCATAGGCTCAAAGATTATTGCACGCGAAACTGTAAAGGCGCTTCGCAAGGATGTAACCGCAAAGTGTTATGGGGGTGACATCACGCGTAAGCGAAAGCTGCTCGAGAAACAGAAGAAGGGAAAGAAACGAATGCGCCAGATAGGTACAGTTGAGGTGCCCCAGCAGGCTTTTCTGGCAGTTCTAAAAATGGATTAG